A region from the Sphingomonas flavescens genome encodes:
- a CDS encoding capsule biosynthesis protein produces the protein MVLPTVLAIIYYGLIASPIYVSQSSFVVKSPGQKTPPTLSLASIVQTTGLSGGQEQTKEIVKYIESRNALADLQKQTDIRAKYAGRGADFLSRFPAPWRDDTFEDLYRYYGSVVSADVDAESGLAVVEVNAFTAQDAYQINAKLLDLSEELVNRLNVRAEGRAIAEAERRVEDAEARVRNARVALSTFRNQQDIIDPTKQAAGVLDISNRLISEQAALQAQLDLMVRAAPRHPSIPALRNRIAAIGRAIAVQNGRAVGTPTGIASKLSSYEKLNVEQEFATQMLTAASTALEQARTEAQKQQYYVERVVEPNRPDMPTLPHRLKRILIVFASSLCLYFIGWMLVVGILEHAPED, from the coding sequence GTGGTGCTGCCAACGGTTTTGGCCATCATTTACTACGGCCTGATCGCGTCCCCGATCTATGTTTCGCAATCTAGTTTCGTGGTCAAAAGCCCTGGGCAAAAAACCCCACCGACCTTGTCGCTTGCCAGCATCGTACAGACCACCGGTCTGTCGGGAGGGCAGGAGCAGACCAAGGAGATCGTGAAATATATTGAATCACGCAACGCGCTGGCGGACCTGCAGAAGCAGACCGACATTCGCGCCAAGTACGCAGGGCGCGGGGCTGACTTTCTCAGCCGTTTTCCCGCCCCTTGGCGCGATGACACCTTCGAGGATCTGTATCGCTATTACGGTTCGGTGGTTTCGGCCGATGTCGATGCGGAGTCCGGGCTTGCGGTCGTGGAGGTAAACGCTTTCACGGCACAGGACGCTTACCAGATCAACGCCAAGTTGCTGGATCTCAGCGAAGAGTTGGTGAACCGGCTCAACGTTCGAGCCGAAGGCCGTGCCATCGCCGAGGCGGAAAGGCGCGTCGAGGATGCCGAGGCGCGGGTCCGGAACGCTCGGGTGGCTCTAAGCACTTTCCGCAACCAGCAGGACATCATTGATCCGACGAAGCAGGCTGCCGGAGTTCTGGATATTTCAAACCGGCTCATTTCTGAGCAGGCCGCCTTGCAGGCGCAACTGGACTTGATGGTCCGGGCCGCGCCGCGGCACCCGTCGATCCCGGCGTTGCGCAATCGGATTGCGGCGATTGGCCGAGCCATTGCGGTTCAGAACGGACGGGCCGTCGGCACCCCGACGGGCATCGCTTCCAAACTTTCATCGTATGAAAAACTCAATGTCGAGCAGGAATTTGCCACGCAAATGCTGACCGCTGCTAGCACCGCGTTGGAGCAGGCTCGTACGGAGGCGCAGAAGCAGCAATATTATGTCGAGCGCGTGGTTGAGCCCAATCGGCCGGACATGCCGACGCTGCCCCACCGCCTCAAGCGAATCCTCATCGTCTTCGCGTCGTCCTTGTGCCTGTACTTCATCGGCTGGATGCTTGTGGTCGGTATTCTCGAGCACGCCCCGGAGGACTGA
- a CDS encoding class I SAM-dependent methyltransferase yields the protein MADASSGNFWEDNPHAAQESQWTSDPFIASTIYRRISNGESEGHWIGWLFDKLRSERTFGRMLSIGCGVGDHELAMGRLNPEAMVEAFDFSAASVEIASRKALDEGLTNVRFFQGNFNTIELEPGAFDLILCSGSLHHVRELEHLLGQVRSALAPGGVFVVNEYVGDCYNIYGKEQVALLTSLLDGLPPSLRHAASYPVPTIEQVFDRDPTEGVRAKLIPDFLRIYFQNVDERRLGGTILHPIFPFINVDAFRDQPDFHQAYMNLLIELDGQLIADGKSDFSFFICR from the coding sequence ATGGCCGACGCCTCGAGCGGCAATTTCTGGGAAGATAATCCCCACGCTGCCCAAGAAAGCCAGTGGACGTCCGACCCCTTCATCGCGTCGACGATTTATCGCCGCATTTCGAACGGCGAAAGCGAGGGCCATTGGATCGGGTGGCTGTTTGATAAGCTGCGGTCCGAACGAACTTTCGGCCGGATGCTGTCGATTGGATGCGGGGTCGGCGACCATGAGCTGGCCATGGGTCGCCTCAATCCGGAAGCAATGGTCGAGGCCTTCGACTTTTCCGCTGCAAGCGTCGAGATTGCATCGCGAAAAGCCCTTGACGAGGGACTAACCAACGTCCGGTTTTTCCAAGGCAATTTCAACACAATCGAACTTGAACCCGGGGCATTCGACCTGATCCTGTGCTCAGGCTCTCTTCACCACGTCCGTGAGCTCGAACATCTTCTGGGCCAGGTCCGGAGCGCGCTAGCCCCCGGGGGCGTGTTCGTCGTCAACGAATATGTCGGCGACTGCTACAACATCTACGGCAAGGAGCAGGTGGCGCTGCTGACTTCCTTGCTCGACGGACTACCCCCCTCGTTGCGTCACGCGGCTAGCTACCCCGTTCCAACTATCGAACAGGTCTTCGACCGCGATCCGACCGAGGGCGTCCGCGCGAAGCTGATCCCGGATTTCCTCCGGATCTATTTCCAGAATGTCGACGAGCGCCGGCTTGGAGGTACGATCCTGCACCCTATTTTTCCGTTCATCAATGTCGACGCGTTCCGAGACCAACCAGACTTTCATCAGGCCTATATGAACTTGTTGATCGAATTGGACGGCCAGCTGATCGCCGACGGCAAGTCCGATTTTTCATTCTTCATCTGCCGATAA
- a CDS encoding glycosyltransferase has product MTRDYDLIAASGLFDEQYYLSRNTDVVEGGFEALRHFVEFGWREGRNPNSLFDSAWYLETYPDVDRLGINPLVHYIRFGGTAGRDPSPRFDGAWYLEEYPDVREGKINPLAHYLNWGKDEGRLARSRSDFRGGATASLSPFESWLAVNEPSDRDFRELQQRLDKLADRLPKISVITPVYNTDRRYLEAAVESVVGQLYENWELCLVNDASPAPHIRPLLDRFAIEDPRIVIKHCAQNGGISRATNAGVAIATGDVVLFLDHDDLLEPTCLAEIALEYAQHDDADIVYSDDDKIDAVGRRYAPQFKPDWSPTLLLSWMYISHVFSVRRSLFLELGGFRPDFDGSQDYDFALRAAERARYVGHIPKILYHWRAVEGSTATGGDAKPESMQRGLRAVNEALERRGIRGARAFHPDWAALANVGMFDVRFPDQGPSVTLIVPTRNRADLLRNLLESLEKTSYQNYSVLILDNESDEEETLSYFRSLEGAERIRVVRIASGPNGFSFAKLNNDGVGHTSSDYVLFLNNDTEVINDNWLTQMMGYAQMSGVGAVGARLYFEDGTLQHGGIVHGYHEGLAGHAFRGLPPHDWGYLGFVRSTREYSAVTAACLLTPRALFEELGGFDDEHFSVAYNDVDYCYRVVKAGKTCVYCASAELWHYEGKTRGFEDDPAERANFRRIYGGWKDRWYNPNLSLEDERFQVAATRPETNDARPVRLVAVTHNLNSEGAPQTLMDLVVGLTERGLIDPVVLSPADGPLRREYEAKGVKVVVLNGVLHGVKDADTQAAGLAGVGLTLKALGADVVLANTLQTYWAVKGARMAGIPSIFAQHESEPWETYFDFLPPDMRPAAYESFADAYRVTYVAEATRRAWRPVESRRNFEVIRHGIPEQRLSEEVGRWDRETARKELGLPKDAIVLSVVGTVCRRKGQLDLIEAWHELPDSLREKTYVFLAGKLADEDYTEELRQAIGDNLDFIVLTDRIEDPFLYYAASDISVCTSRVESAPRIIVEAMACGLPIITTPVFGIPELVRKGVNALFYEVGDSRALAEAIERLLGDPKLMKKLAQNSPKVLEGQPGFEEMVDRYASVIRQAANLRIESSIDSRPKKVIRLRSDKGELADA; this is encoded by the coding sequence ATGACCCGCGACTATGACTTGATCGCCGCGAGCGGATTATTCGATGAGCAATATTATCTAAGCCGCAACACCGACGTGGTGGAAGGCGGCTTCGAAGCTCTCCGTCACTTTGTCGAATTCGGCTGGCGGGAGGGCCGCAATCCCAACAGCCTTTTCGATTCCGCCTGGTATCTTGAGACCTACCCGGATGTTGATCGTTTGGGCATCAACCCGCTGGTCCATTATATTCGCTTCGGGGGCACCGCCGGACGCGATCCAAGCCCGCGCTTTGACGGGGCCTGGTATCTTGAAGAGTATCCGGACGTTCGCGAGGGGAAGATCAATCCGCTCGCGCATTATCTGAATTGGGGCAAGGACGAGGGCCGCCTGGCGCGGAGCCGGAGCGACTTTCGCGGCGGCGCAACGGCATCGCTTTCGCCTTTCGAAAGCTGGCTCGCCGTTAACGAACCGAGCGATCGCGACTTTAGGGAACTGCAGCAACGCCTGGACAAGCTGGCCGACCGGTTGCCAAAGATCTCGGTCATCACGCCCGTCTACAACACCGATCGCCGGTATTTGGAAGCCGCCGTCGAATCCGTCGTCGGGCAGCTCTACGAAAATTGGGAACTTTGCCTCGTCAACGACGCAAGCCCGGCGCCACACATCCGGCCGCTGCTCGACCGTTTTGCGATCGAGGATCCGCGGATCGTCATCAAGCATTGCGCGCAGAACGGTGGCATTTCACGAGCGACCAACGCCGGAGTGGCGATAGCCACCGGGGATGTCGTGCTCTTCCTCGATCACGACGACCTCCTCGAGCCGACATGCCTGGCGGAGATTGCGTTGGAGTATGCCCAGCACGATGATGCCGACATCGTTTACAGCGATGACGACAAGATCGATGCGGTCGGGCGTCGTTACGCTCCGCAGTTCAAGCCCGACTGGTCTCCGACGCTCCTGCTATCGTGGATGTACATCAGTCACGTGTTCAGCGTGCGCCGGTCGCTTTTCCTCGAACTCGGCGGCTTTCGCCCCGACTTCGACGGGTCGCAGGACTACGATTTCGCCCTTCGCGCGGCCGAACGTGCTCGGTACGTCGGGCACATACCAAAAATCCTGTATCACTGGCGCGCGGTCGAAGGGTCGACCGCCACCGGGGGCGATGCCAAGCCCGAGAGCATGCAACGCGGCCTGCGGGCAGTGAACGAAGCGCTCGAACGGCGCGGAATCCGTGGAGCGCGCGCTTTCCACCCCGATTGGGCAGCCCTCGCCAATGTCGGCATGTTCGACGTCCGATTTCCCGACCAGGGTCCATCGGTGACATTGATTGTGCCCACCAGGAACCGAGCGGATCTGCTACGCAACTTGCTCGAATCACTCGAGAAGACGAGCTACCAGAATTACAGCGTCCTGATCCTCGACAACGAAAGCGACGAGGAGGAGACACTCAGCTATTTCCGGTCGCTAGAGGGTGCCGAGCGGATCAGGGTCGTGCGGATTGCGAGCGGCCCGAATGGATTTAGCTTCGCCAAGCTCAACAACGACGGCGTTGGGCACACATCCTCGGACTATGTGCTCTTCCTCAACAACGACACTGAAGTCATCAATGACAACTGGCTGACTCAGATGATGGGCTACGCTCAGATGTCCGGCGTCGGCGCGGTTGGCGCCCGCTTGTACTTCGAGGACGGCACTCTCCAGCATGGCGGCATCGTTCATGGCTACCATGAAGGGTTGGCCGGTCACGCGTTCCGTGGTCTTCCGCCGCACGACTGGGGCTACCTTGGGTTCGTCCGCAGCACGCGGGAGTATTCCGCGGTCACCGCCGCGTGCCTGTTGACGCCGCGAGCGCTCTTCGAGGAACTCGGCGGTTTCGACGACGAACATTTTTCGGTCGCCTACAACGATGTGGATTACTGCTACCGCGTCGTGAAGGCAGGCAAGACCTGCGTTTACTGCGCTTCGGCCGAGCTTTGGCATTACGAGGGCAAGACACGGGGGTTTGAGGACGATCCGGCCGAACGCGCCAATTTCCGGCGCATCTACGGCGGTTGGAAGGATCGGTGGTACAATCCCAACCTGTCGCTGGAAGACGAGCGTTTTCAGGTGGCCGCGACAAGGCCGGAAACGAATGACGCCCGCCCGGTGAGACTGGTCGCGGTCACGCATAATCTCAATAGCGAGGGTGCGCCGCAAACCCTCATGGACCTAGTAGTGGGTCTGACTGAGCGAGGCCTGATTGATCCGGTCGTGCTGTCTCCCGCGGATGGCCCCTTGCGCCGTGAATACGAAGCCAAGGGCGTCAAGGTGGTCGTCCTTAACGGCGTCCTGCACGGAGTGAAGGACGCGGATACTCAAGCGGCCGGCCTTGCCGGTGTCGGATTGACGCTGAAAGCGCTCGGGGCGGATGTAGTCCTAGCCAATACGCTCCAGACTTATTGGGCGGTGAAGGGCGCGCGGATGGCCGGCATCCCGTCCATTTTCGCACAGCACGAAAGTGAGCCTTGGGAGACTTATTTCGACTTCCTGCCTCCGGACATGCGTCCCGCAGCTTACGAAAGTTTCGCCGACGCCTATCGCGTGACCTACGTGGCGGAGGCCACCCGGCGGGCGTGGCGCCCGGTTGAAAGCCGCCGGAATTTCGAGGTCATTCGGCATGGCATCCCCGAGCAACGTCTGTCGGAAGAGGTCGGTCGTTGGGATCGCGAAACCGCGAGGAAGGAGCTCGGGCTTCCCAAGGACGCGATCGTCCTCTCGGTGGTCGGCACAGTCTGCCGACGCAAGGGACAGCTCGACCTCATCGAGGCCTGGCACGAGCTTCCCGATAGCCTTCGCGAGAAAACCTACGTGTTCCTTGCAGGTAAACTGGCCGATGAAGACTATACCGAAGAACTTCGGCAAGCGATCGGCGACAATTTGGACTTCATCGTCCTTACCGACCGCATTGAAGATCCATTCCTTTATTATGCGGCCAGTGACATTTCCGTCTGCACGTCTCGCGTAGAGAGCGCGCCGAGGATTATCGTCGAAGCCATGGCGTGCGGATTGCCGATCATCACCACGCCCGTGTTCGGAATTCCCGAGCTCGTTCGCAAAGGGGTCAACGCTCTGTTCTATGAGGTCGGGGACAGCCGCGCATTGGCCGAAGCGATCGAACGCTTGTTGGGTGATCCGAAATTGATGAAGAAGCTCGCGCAAAATAGCCCGAAAGTTCTCGAGGGGCAGCCAGGCTTCGAAGAGATGGTGGACCGCTACGCCAGCGTTATTCGGCAAGCGGCCAATCTGCGGATTGAAAGCAGTATCGACAGCCGGCCGAAGAAGGTAATCCGATTGCGCTCAGACAAGGGCGAACTGGCGGACGCCTAA
- a CDS encoding ABC transporter permease produces MSRLTAGWRIQRRVVGALMIRELVTRFGRENIGFLWIMAEPLLFAVLVGVMWRFMKGPEEHGVSVIAFVASGYIPLTLFRHAVMRAIRAFTVNSGLMYHRQIKVLDFIFVRFLIEMIGAMMAYLFIGGLLMAIGEFPVPADLGAFLLGWSLYCLFSFALCLVLAPLSEMSDVLEKFIPVTTYVMIPFSGTFNMVSWLTPGAQDAMYYSPFVHGMELMRYGIFGAKVDARWDVTVPLVASMIFIIIGLAMCRRVRRELVVE; encoded by the coding sequence GTGAGCCGACTGACTGCCGGCTGGCGCATTCAGCGCCGCGTCGTCGGCGCGCTGATGATCCGCGAGCTGGTTACCCGCTTCGGACGCGAGAACATTGGCTTCCTGTGGATCATGGCCGAACCGCTGCTGTTCGCCGTTCTGGTGGGCGTCATGTGGCGGTTCATGAAGGGGCCCGAGGAGCACGGCGTCAGCGTCATCGCCTTCGTCGCCAGCGGATACATTCCTCTGACACTGTTCCGCCACGCCGTGATGCGCGCCATTCGAGCTTTCACGGTCAATAGCGGCCTGATGTACCACCGACAGATCAAGGTTCTCGATTTCATCTTCGTCCGATTTCTCATCGAGATGATCGGCGCGATGATGGCCTACCTGTTTATCGGTGGCCTGCTGATGGCGATTGGGGAGTTCCCCGTTCCCGCCGACCTTGGCGCCTTCCTGCTGGGCTGGTCGCTGTACTGCTTGTTCAGTTTCGCGCTCTGCCTCGTTCTCGCGCCTTTGTCGGAGATGTCCGACGTGCTTGAGAAATTCATACCCGTCACGACTTACGTCATGATCCCGTTTTCGGGCACCTTCAACATGGTGTCGTGGCTGACGCCCGGTGCTCAGGACGCAATGTATTACTCGCCGTTCGTTCATGGCATGGAATTGATGCGATACGGCATTTTCGGTGCGAAGGTGGACGCGCGCTGGGATGTTACGGTGCCGCTGGTAGCCTCAATGATCTTCATCATCATCGGCCTCGCAATGTGCCGCCGGGTTCGTCGCGAGCTCGTCGTCGAATGA
- a CDS encoding methyltransferase domain-containing protein: protein MGDVPESMREGRDRVADRFITGEGIEIGPGNSPIRLHPDISVKHVDRSTRDVLVGVQGCAEDWSEPDIVDDGEVLSSIPDNSIDFVIACHVLEHTQNPLSALETWLSKIRPGGVLFLAIPDRRHSFDRDRPLTSFEHLVADYKLGPADSEDDHLHEWVTVVNGETDDELIASQKAELRKIDYRIHYHVWDTNSFIETLVRSNGMVGDFDIEYCGFNWMEAVTVLRKRPNAADRPAAGASRTSVAAGAGESASTTVRSALERAQADLEIARTEIDSLRQAEAMLRGRLARQERLLEGLQRRADDISLLKAEVGKLERFLSEAQEQIDVQDREIRSRFDELATVTKALLEEERRAEAAKQTADQLLEITRVLLKRQPWWLVMAPSTVRRKRTARQLARSGSFDPVQYAERFPDVVAAGHDPFRHYIYHGIDEMRSGTR, encoded by the coding sequence GTGGGCGACGTTCCAGAATCCATGCGCGAAGGCCGCGACCGCGTCGCCGATCGCTTCATTACTGGCGAGGGCATAGAGATTGGCCCCGGCAATTCGCCCATTCGGCTGCATCCCGACATATCGGTCAAGCATGTCGATCGGTCGACAAGAGATGTGCTGGTCGGCGTGCAGGGATGCGCGGAAGATTGGTCCGAACCCGACATCGTTGACGACGGTGAGGTTCTGTCGTCGATCCCGGATAATAGCATCGACTTCGTCATCGCCTGCCATGTGCTTGAACATACGCAGAACCCGCTTTCAGCGCTGGAGACATGGCTTTCCAAAATCCGCCCAGGTGGCGTCCTGTTCCTGGCGATCCCCGACCGGCGCCATTCATTCGACAGGGATCGGCCGCTTACGTCGTTCGAACATCTTGTCGCGGATTATAAGCTTGGGCCCGCCGATTCCGAAGACGATCACCTGCATGAGTGGGTGACTGTCGTGAACGGCGAAACGGATGACGAGCTGATCGCTTCGCAGAAGGCCGAATTGCGGAAGATTGACTATCGCATTCACTATCACGTGTGGGATACGAACAGTTTCATCGAGACCCTCGTTCGCAGCAACGGAATGGTCGGCGATTTCGACATCGAATATTGCGGATTCAATTGGATGGAGGCCGTCACTGTGCTGAGAAAACGTCCCAACGCGGCAGACCGGCCAGCGGCCGGCGCGTCGAGGACATCGGTCGCCGCGGGTGCTGGAGAATCAGCCAGTACGACGGTGCGATCGGCGCTGGAGCGAGCTCAGGCAGATCTTGAGATCGCCAGAACTGAAATTGACTCGCTGCGGCAGGCTGAAGCCATGCTTCGCGGACGTCTGGCGCGTCAGGAGAGGTTGCTTGAAGGCCTGCAGCGGCGAGCGGACGACATCTCGCTGCTCAAGGCCGAAGTCGGAAAACTGGAGCGTTTTCTGTCGGAGGCGCAGGAGCAGATCGACGTGCAGGACCGGGAAATTCGATCCCGGTTTGATGAATTGGCCACCGTGACCAAAGCGTTGCTCGAAGAGGAGCGGCGGGCTGAAGCGGCCAAGCAAACAGCTGACCAACTCCTGGAGATCACGCGCGTGCTGCTGAAGCGACAGCCCTGGTGGCTGGTCATGGCGCCGAGCACGGTTCGTCGGAAGAGGACCGCGCGACAGCTGGCGCGCAGCGGTTCATTCGACCCCGTGCAATATGCGGAAAGATTTCCGGACGTGGTCGCGGCGGGCCACGATCCATTCCGACATTACATCTATCACGGAATCGACGAGATGCGGTCGGGAACGCGTTAA
- a CDS encoding ABC transporter ATP-binding protein: MIQCQQVSKSYPMGHGRKHVLRGIDLNIERGAHIGFLGRNGAGKTTLIKLLGGVEMPTSGRVVRSMSTSWPLGFGGGFQGSLTGYDNARFIARIYGNDYSQIREFVEDFTELGPQLKMPVKTYSSGMKARLAFALSLAIEFDCYLIDEVIMVGDQNFHRKCHYELFEKRGDRTLVFASHSAELIREFCDRAVVLDQGTATVYPDVNEALTVYNAL, encoded by the coding sequence ATGATACAGTGCCAGCAGGTCAGCAAATCCTATCCCATGGGGCACGGCCGCAAACATGTGTTGCGGGGCATCGACCTCAACATTGAGCGCGGCGCACACATCGGTTTCCTGGGGCGCAACGGAGCTGGGAAGACGACGCTAATCAAGCTGCTGGGCGGCGTTGAGATGCCGACGTCCGGACGGGTCGTTAGGTCGATGAGCACTTCATGGCCACTCGGGTTCGGCGGCGGCTTCCAGGGCAGCCTTACCGGCTATGACAACGCCCGCTTCATCGCCCGCATCTACGGCAACGATTACTCGCAAATTCGCGAATTCGTCGAAGACTTCACCGAACTTGGTCCCCAGCTGAAGATGCCGGTAAAGACCTATTCGTCGGGCATGAAAGCGCGGCTCGCCTTCGCGCTGTCACTGGCGATCGAGTTCGATTGTTACCTGATCGACGAAGTGATCATGGTCGGCGACCAGAACTTCCATCGCAAATGCCATTATGAGCTGTTCGAGAAGCGGGGGGACCGGACCCTGGTATTCGCTTCGCATAGCGCCGAACTGATCCGGGAATTCTGCGACCGCGCGGTGGTCCTGGATCAGGGTACGGCGACGGTCTACCCCGACGTCAATGAGGCGCTGACCGTTTACAATGCGCTCTGA
- a CDS encoding HAD-IIIA family hydrolase — protein sequence MKAVILAGGKGTRLGLSGVPKAMVDIEGTPALERIIRGVVHSGMTEIILLTGYLGDVIENYFGNGGRFGASIEYVREDTPLGTAGAFNAIRAKLSEPFMVVYGDLLMDVDLRAFADFALARGGAGTLFAHPNDHPFDSDLLEVDENGRILAVHPKPHPEGRAYANLVSAALYVLFPKALEFVPQDRPSDWGREILPRIADAEPLFAYRSVEYVKDIGTPDRLAKATRHLREGRLDHLSLRKPKPVLFLDRDGVINEEVNGAHSGRDIKLIAGAAAAIGAANKAGMPVICVTNQPDIAKGLMDWKNLRDVNAEIDRQLAQEDGAYIDDIFACPHHPERGWEGEVPDLKIECDCRKPRDGLLRQAAETHNIDLGRSWLIGDRYCDVAAGQSAGTMTILVRTGHAGDDRDRFDIQPDAICRDIGEAVEIVLGQSA from the coding sequence ATGAAAGCGGTGATCTTGGCGGGTGGCAAGGGCACTCGCCTGGGACTGAGCGGTGTTCCGAAGGCGATGGTGGACATCGAGGGAACGCCAGCCCTCGAACGCATCATTCGTGGGGTGGTCCATTCCGGGATGACGGAGATCATCCTTCTGACTGGCTATCTGGGCGACGTCATCGAAAATTATTTCGGCAACGGCGGCCGGTTCGGCGCCTCCATCGAATACGTCAGAGAGGACACGCCACTTGGCACGGCGGGTGCCTTCAACGCGATACGGGCCAAGCTGTCGGAGCCATTCATGGTGGTTTACGGCGACCTGCTCATGGACGTTGACTTGAGGGCATTCGCCGACTTCGCCTTGGCGCGGGGTGGGGCGGGAACCCTGTTCGCGCATCCAAATGATCACCCCTTCGACAGCGACTTGCTCGAGGTCGATGAGAACGGTCGGATCCTAGCGGTTCACCCGAAGCCGCATCCGGAAGGTCGGGCTTATGCCAATCTCGTCAGTGCGGCGCTCTATGTCCTATTTCCGAAAGCTCTCGAATTCGTTCCGCAGGACCGTCCGTCGGACTGGGGCCGGGAAATCCTTCCGCGCATTGCCGACGCGGAACCGCTCTTTGCCTATCGGAGCGTCGAATATGTGAAGGACATCGGCACGCCGGATCGCCTCGCCAAGGCGACCCGGCATCTGCGTGAGGGCCGGCTGGACCATTTGTCTCTTCGCAAACCGAAGCCGGTATTGTTTCTGGACCGCGATGGCGTGATCAATGAAGAGGTGAACGGCGCCCATTCCGGGCGAGATATTAAGCTGATTGCTGGGGCGGCCGCAGCGATAGGCGCTGCCAATAAAGCCGGCATGCCGGTCATCTGTGTGACCAATCAGCCGGACATTGCCAAAGGCTTGATGGACTGGAAAAACCTTCGCGACGTCAATGCTGAAATCGACCGCCAGCTCGCGCAGGAAGACGGTGCCTACATCGACGACATCTTCGCTTGTCCGCATCATCCCGAACGTGGCTGGGAAGGTGAGGTGCCCGATCTCAAAATCGAATGCGACTGCCGCAAGCCGCGTGACGGCCTACTGAGACAGGCTGCAGAAACTCATAACATCGATCTTGGCCGCTCGTGGCTGATCGGCGATCGCTATTGCGACGTGGCAGCGGGGCAGTCGGCGGGAACCATGACTATATTGGTCAGAACGGGTCACGCGGGCGACGACCGCGATCGTTTCGACATCCAACCGGATGCCATCTGCCGGGACATTGGTGAAGCGGTCGAAATCGTGCTCGGACAATCCGCATGA
- a CDS encoding phytanoyl-CoA dioxygenase family protein: MTDLRSIFPGIPYVESPLFERLLGQLDLTVEEARVARDLHERGYAVIDFPDDHIEERIARVQDYLAPRFGEDILDPNTVKEAGHRIQDAWVYNEDVREIAANRQVSNLLAKLYGRPAFPFQTLNFPVGTAQHLHSDSIHFSSIPERFMCGVWLAMEDVHPEAGPLTYLPGSHRWPILSNIMLGRSGWDAPRDKAQQPFEQAWAALVEQSGASQETFLARKGQALIWAANLLHGGSPRLDPKRTRWSQVTHYYFDDCIYYTPAFSDEAVGKYDTRRIVDVATEKLKPNCYLGTPIDAEETASTSLVTRIRRRMRTPAGLPDDFDPGAYYQLNPDVAVAKLDAVTHYLTHGKQEGRRYRYRG; the protein is encoded by the coding sequence TTGACCGACCTGCGATCGATCTTTCCCGGCATACCATACGTCGAATCTCCTCTGTTCGAACGCCTGTTGGGACAGCTAGATCTTACGGTTGAAGAAGCGCGCGTCGCCCGCGATCTGCATGAACGCGGATATGCAGTCATCGATTTCCCCGATGACCATATCGAGGAGCGCATCGCTCGCGTTCAGGACTATTTGGCGCCGCGTTTCGGCGAAGACATCCTCGACCCGAACACGGTCAAAGAGGCGGGCCACCGCATTCAGGATGCATGGGTCTACAACGAAGATGTTCGGGAGATCGCCGCAAACCGGCAGGTCAGCAATCTCTTAGCTAAACTCTATGGCCGACCGGCTTTCCCGTTTCAGACGCTGAACTTTCCGGTCGGGACGGCGCAGCACCTCCACAGCGATTCCATCCATTTCTCCAGCATCCCCGAACGCTTCATGTGCGGCGTCTGGCTCGCGATGGAGGACGTCCATCCAGAGGCGGGCCCGCTGACCTATCTGCCGGGCTCGCATCGCTGGCCGATCCTCAGCAACATCATGTTGGGCAGAAGCGGCTGGGATGCCCCCCGGGACAAAGCTCAACAGCCCTTCGAACAGGCTTGGGCTGCATTGGTCGAACAATCGGGGGCGTCACAGGAAACCTTCCTCGCGCGGAAGGGCCAGGCGCTGATCTGGGCTGCCAATCTGTTGCATGGCGGCAGTCCACGGCTCGACCCCAAGCGCACACGATGGTCCCAGGTGACGCATTATTATTTCGACGACTGCATCTACTACACGCCGGCGTTCTCCGACGAGGCTGTTGGGAAATACGATACGCGGCGGATCGTTGATGTTGCGACGGAGAAATTGAAGCCGAATTGTTATCTTGGGACGCCCATCGATGCGGAGGAGACCGCCAGCACTTCCCTCGTCACGCGCATTCGGCGGCGGATGCGGACGCCGGCCGGACTGCCCGACGATTTTGATCCGGGTGCTTATTACCAGCTAAACCCGGACGTCGCGGTCGCCAAACTCGATGCAGTCACTCACTATTTAACGCACGGGAAACAGGAAGGGCGCCGCTACCGCTACCGCGGCTAG